Below is a window of Tachysurus fulvidraco isolate hzauxx_2018 chromosome 11, HZAU_PFXX_2.0, whole genome shotgun sequence DNA.
GTTTCATGTAGGCCTTTTGTGACTCTTCATTGTTCACAGACCCAGAAATAGTTGTAGTCTGTTGAGTGACAATTTTGAAACAAATGCATTGTGTTTTTTCAATtttgattatttctttattttttcagcaTAGGTACCTACGTCTCTGAGGCTGAAGGTGATCTCCAGGTTGCTCCAGAAGTTATCTGAGAATTCTGGATACATGTCAAGAACCTCCAGAACATCCTCCCTCTGGATTTTGTGCAGATCACAGTAGGTCAGTGCTCTTACATCAGCACATGACTTACCAGACCTTGTGTACAGATTAATGTGTTCCCCAAATATATCATTCTTTCCTACAGGATTACACcaaatgaataatacattaaatcattttacTAATGTCTGATTTACGTGCAATCTAAACGAGCAATGGCACCCAAAAAGATGCAAAATAACAGCTTATTAAACTAGCACAGCATTAGTATGAAAAGCAGATATCATAGCTGAAGCTGATTCTGTAAACATGCAATATATTGGGTTAGGCATAGGGTGTTATTTGTACTAAATGCtatgttttacagtaatatgAATCTATATAATACTGATCACAAGACAATGCCTTTTTCACATTATTAAACTTCATGCTAGGacataaacagatgtgtttacaCAATTGTAAAGgtgtaaaaacatttaaaagaatttaaaacCCCTAACTCCTTACCCAGGATGGCTACTACCACATCCCTTCTCAAGATTTCAATGGAGCCTCGGGAGATAAAGTAGAGTGCTGAAATGACATCGCCTGCATGGACCAAAGTGTCACCTGGTGGAGCGTGAGTTGTTTTAAATTTCATGGCTAGTGCACGTAAACATCCTTTGGTGGAGCCTTTAAAAGCTTTGCAGTTCTGTAGCAGAGTGCGGTTCAGATGCAGGCATATGTCTGCTTGTAAGCATTCAGGAAAACCCTTCAGCACCTGATCAGCATAGAAGAGAGATACAGAAGTGAGCATTATTATGTTTTCAAATGAATTTGCCACACATCTAGCACCACCATGTTTATTTATAACTATAAACACATTTAGTCATTTAACAGATGCTGTTTTTCACATTTAGTCATTTAACAGATGcttttaaaaatgagaaaattaaatataaggCGAAAAAGACATACAGCATTCATATCAATGCCATTGGTGTAGGACCAAGCATGTTGGAAATACTCCTCTAGTCTCTGCCTCAGTGGATTGGGGATCTGGTGGAAGCGAATGAACTCTCGCACTCGTAGCATCTGTGTGTGGTAGCGAGCAGTTCCAGAGTAAAGTCTCTGGATAATTGCTGACACATTCCCAAAGATACTGGCATACATCAGTGCTGTACAAAGcgaaagcaaataaacaaaacaaaaaacaacaactaacacTATGCCTTCCTTCTTTCCacagttaaaaacaaatatgGTATTTTACAGTGAATTTCTAGAAGTTCTTTTTAAGCAATAAGaatttagaaacattttagaaGTTAGAACTTTGTAGAAACCAGTCAGAAAGTTAAGAATTTCAAGTATACTCTGAAATATTTCTCTGAAACTTGTACTAGAAACTTCAAAAATATCTATGCAGGCAGagtaacatataaataaatgatttcagTTATAATATGTAGTGGAAACATAtagatactgtataaataagattCTGTTTCTTGAATTCTAAAGAATACTCACCACCAATGAGCATAACACAAATTGAAAAGATCTTCTCTGGGTTGGTGTTTGGTGAGACATTCCCAAAGCCTACACTGGTCAGACTGCTGAAGGTGAAGTAAAGAGCAGTGACATACTTGTCTTTAATGGTAGGTCCAGAGGCTGGAACTGTGTCATTATATGGCTTGCCAAGTTGTTCTCCGAGTGAGTCTAGCCAGCCGATTCGTGATGAACCACTTCTCTCAACGTTCCCAATTGCATACCAGATGCATGCAAGCCAGTGTGCGATTAATGCAAAGGTGCACATGAGAAGGAAGAGCACTGCTGCACCATACTCTGAGTATCTGTCCAGTTTACGTGCCACACGTACTAATCGCAGCAGCCGAGCGGTTTTAAGCAGACCAATGAGAGTAGTTGtctggaaaagaaagaacaatggAAATTTCAAAGCTTAAAAATCTCTGCATTCATGTGCAGTCATGTTAGGTGGTGAGTGGTATGTGAGTGCAAAGATTTAGTGAGTCTTCTCACTTCCTCTCCAGAGCGGTAGATAAGCAGGTCAAATGGAATGGCAGCCACCAAGTCGATGAGGAACCAACCTTTAAAATAGTGCACAGCTATGCGGCCAGGCTGGCTGACCACCTCGTCATTGGTATTGACGTAAGTTGTTCGAAAGTTAATGACAATATCAATAACAAACATTATGTCTACAATGAGATCCACCACATTGAGAGGACTGCAGGAGTATCCACATTGCTGCCTGGCAGCCTCCTCCTCATCACTTAGCAGAAACGCTGCTGAGTATGGTGTGAAGATGGCCGTATAGATAACCAGTAACAGAATAACCCAGTCCCATACAGCCTTGAAGGGACTATAGTGAAGGATGGTCCACTTGTGGATGCGTGGAGCCTGTAGCTTGTACTCAGGGAGGACATCAGCACTCAGAGACAGTACCTAAGGAGGAATATGTTAATAATTATTGAATTACAAAATCGTTGTCACTTTTTGTGAAAATGAGCAAAATGCTATGtaaaacattataataatttaaaactttCCTCTCCAACACTATCAGAAAGTATCTATGCTTGTTCTAAGAAAACCTATTCTCATTAGATTCAATACTAAtgcaattatatttttaacagtGTATCATATGACTTTCTCTAAACAATTAGgccaaaattattaaaatacctaaaataaaatacataccTTCAGCAAGAATCTCAATGAAGGCATGGAATTAGACCCTTGCCATTGCCACATTAAGAAACCGAGTTTGAAATAAGAATTTCTCTtgctgtgcatttgtgtttgtgtcacacacacacacacacacacacacacacacacacacacacacacacacacacacacacacacacacacacacacacacacacacacacacacacacacacaaagagagagagagagagagagagagagagagagagagagagagagagagagagagagagagagagagagagacactccCTTTCCAGTGCAAATCCCGTTTGAACCAAGCTGTAATTACATTGGGGGCCTGTCCGTATCCTAGCTCGAGAGTTTTAATTAATATGATGTCTTCCCACAATAACCCTTTGAGACAGAGTCAAATAAAGCCTTTAGAGACCACTTGCACCTTTACTCTAACAGATTACAGATTAAGGGGTACTGAAGAGGCAGTGTCAAATATAATGCTTAGATCAAGGCACATATTAAGGTTTCTaagttaaaattaaataacatttttaatctgtgttaattgtttgcagaaaaacaaggaaaacaaaTTGGAGTGATGCATACTAGTACTGTGCTAGCAGGATTTGGAACATGCTGCAGTCTTTTATAATTTTAGGTACTCCGCACAGCATGAGTCAACTTCTATGTAAAGACCCAGCCTGGCCAAGTGGTGACACTATAGCATTTTTTCCgtatttgtgtttgtaccaGATACAGTAGATAAAATACTtccgtttttgtttttccttagtGTTATTGGTTCCATTGTGATTGAGATAAGTTTGAGCAAAAGTGGCTGTAACACTACCTACTAATGCTTGGTCTCTGTGAGActgaacatttcacacttgGTACAGGACTTACCATATGGCTTGGTTTtggcaatattaaatataaaggaTTCATTCCAAGCAGGACACCACAACAATGTCAGCAGTTAGTCAGCAGATGTAAGTGAATTCAGAGAGATAACAtttgagtaaaaataaaaataatgtaaaatctgCCTGAAAGTGAAGGAAAAGCATTTCATATAGAGGAGAACTCAGAGTATATTCTAGCATGGTAGATTGTGCAACCACTTTGATTTCAAACCACAGAAAAGTCTGgaaatttgtgtgttttaaggaCCCTTTCCATATAGCTAGTTTTGGTCAGAATGATTTTGATACCTCATTCCTAAATTAAATAAGGATTTCtggaatttaaaaatataaacaccaGATGGTTGCTTGTTTATCCAAAATACTAACAGATTACGTAATTTTTGCATCTTATGCAAGACTTGATTTActcaacatttacacacatacttTGTTATAAATTAAATGGGACTTGTCTAAATTGGGTGACATTAAGCACTTCTGAATCAGACTGAGAACCACTTTACTCCTGCAAAAGTATTTTGATGTCTATTATATACAGAAAGGAAGGGCAAGTAAATGCACATTAGCAGATAGAAACAGGATCACAGCTGTTTGGCTAAGAATCACATACTTCTATGACATTGAAAGGGTGATAGATGAGATAAAGTCTCTTTAAATGGGTTAAGACTCTAGGGAAGACtgctaaaatattaatttaatattgaaGGATTAGTATGAGTATGGTTATGGATTCTTCTCTTTTCCATGCAGGGTTACACCAATCAGAAAGGCCCATTTATCCACATTAGGAAATTTCATTCTGGCACAGATATCGGCAACTCAGAGGTGACAAAAATAGGTTGCTGGGCCAATGCACCTGGTGCGCACACATTTGATTTCACCTGGTTGTGTTATAATTCTAAACTGATAATGcaaaggaaataacaaaagaaacaatttGCAATGCTACTTTAAGGGTTCTGTGGCTAAATAAGGGCTCTTATTTTCATTAAAGGGCTTTACTTGGACTGCTTTCTGACTATAAAATACTCCATACAACATTTGAGAATCTTCAAGTTTTCAACTTTTGTTAGTTTCAACTGAGATGTTTTTTACTTACCTGAGTGACTTTCTCAGTCACATTGTGTGTGCGATCAATCAACTTGCATGGTGCAATTATATCAATCTCACTGGAAGAGAGTGTCACCAAGGGATCTGGTTTGAAGTCAGTTAAGTTGTATGATGCTATAGGACTCGTATTTACCACACGGAACCGCATCAGGTCTGAATCTGATATAGAGTTAGGCAGACTGGCATTATGATGCATGGTACCTGGACAAACAACAGACTAAATGTAAGGCATTATGCATCTAATTTTGTTATCtaaagacatatatatatataccaacaTTAAAATTATCTATACTTACTATTGAGATCAAGTAGTACAGTTATGCCTAGTATTGCCATAAATGGTTACCACAAGTAATAATTTGtttcttaaaattattttgttcaATTTCACTGTTGGAATTGTgaacctaactctatcctcaccCATGTTGTTGGGTCTGATGGGAAGCTTTCTGTCCATGGTGCAAACACTGGTAGAGGGCAAGTGGCGTGTGCTACAAAGGCTTTCACATGAGCGACTGTGGGATATGCTGCAGTTAGAGGGTGAATTTTTCGGACAGTCAAGCCATGAGGAAAAGTCATGGCAAGGAGTTTCAGATGGTGGTGTGGACTGAAGCTCACAGTGAGGCTCTAGATGTTCATCATCCCACAAGAGCAATGGGAGCCGACCTAGTGCCGAACGTTCTGGCAGGGACAATAGTTTGTCCAAGGCCACTGACTCATGGCCCATGTGTGGCATTTTTTGCATTTGACCCAATTCAGCATCATCAGGCAAAGATGACTTGCTGCTGCTTAGAGAGCTACACAGAGGCCGGGGCAGCCTGAACCTGTGTCTGCAAGCTGTGGCAGAGAGAATGAGATTTTGCATTCAATTAAATACTTGATTACAGGATTAATCATAAAGTAGTATTGTCTAATGTGAAAACCTTTAGAAAGCCATGGAATTGAGAATCTGTAGTTGTGCTCCTTTAGGGGCGAGTTGTTAGCAATGATGTCCTGCTGATCTGCCAGCTCAAAATTCAGGATGAACATGATGACCAGTCCATCTTCATTCTTAACTGGAACCACATCCACCAAGCATAGGAAACAAACTCCTGTAtagaaaaaagcaaaagttAAAATATACATGGATAGATACACAAATGCAGTATGCAGATTGTAAAGTTGATGTCCCACAGTTACAATGCTGGGGTTGGAATTGAAGCCCTTGTTACTATCTGTGTTGAGTTCAGTATGTTGTCTTCATGTACTTTGCCACTAGGCGGATTCAAAatttaaattacaaattaaatatcTCCTTGTATAGGCTCAAAGGTGTATTTCCATCCTGCACCCAGCAGTAAGGGTGAATAAGCAAAAGATGCAACAAAGCATCATGTCAGCAAAGAGAACGTTATTCTAGAGCTGAAATAAGCTCagtccactagagggcagcacAACCAAATATATTCACTGTCCTGTATTCATGAATGTGGGATCACAACAAGTGTACGGGCAACTGTTAATGACTAAAGCTTGGTATTCTGATGATTTGATATCCCATTTCtcaatatacacatttttaacaGTTACATACTCAGATTATAGCAGACAGATAGACCTGGAAGCAAGGTACACATTTAAGCCCCTGGTAAGAGAAGAGTCACATTCTTCTATTCCTCTTAATCAATGGATTCCtgaaagcagtttttttttccacatacatGTCAGTATTCTGTACATTTACTAATTACCACCTATCCCCAGTTCCCTTGCCATTGCATTTGGCAGGAACTATGAGAAAGCACATTTATATAGATGAGAAGGGATTCTGTTGTATAACTATTTGACCCTTCTGAAAAAGCATAtgatatgagaaaaaaaatcagagaggGGATTAAAAGGCTGCAGTGCCCGAGGGATATTAGTGCAAACAAGGGCTTAATTCAGTGGGGGTTTTTGCTTCTTCAGCACCAAGGACAGAGTCACCAAAGACCATAGAGGTTAGTGCCAAATAAAGAAAGGATCATTGCTTTTTGTAAGAGTATAAGCAccatataataattaaattccCAATGGGATATAGAGCCTCAAAATCATCCAGGGAATACCCATACTtcacaaaacatatttttttcttagcGCTGATTTCAGGCTACAGACTTTTTAAAATCTTAACGGAATGCCattcttgctttctttcaataaatgtattattttatttatttttatcttcagtATTGGCTCCATTCTGGATGATGTGGATCCATAGTTTATCCCAACACCCTGGAGGCAAACAAAAATTAACCATCAATATGTTTTGAAGTGGAACACAGCCAGAGTCCCCAGACAAAACTCGTGCAGATCCTGGAAGAACCAAGCCAGCTATGTTAATGCCAACACcaataaatcataaaaagaagaaaaagatttaaataattaaattccaAATTTGTAACATGCTGTGATTTAGTAATTTGGTCTTTTAGATGATTATTCTCCAAtgcattttgttgttgttgttgttgttccttcTTTACACATTATATGGTTAGGGTtgcaacataaatatataagacaCAAGAAATAGAATGTAACAAACTAATAAGTTTTCTTCCATTGGTCAAAACATGTCTTTACATTGTTACAATGTTAAATAATGTAACCATATTTTCACTGATAACAATAAtttaattagttaaaaaaatgtgaacattttaattaaGTTTATTAAGGTTTAATGTGTCTGTTCTTACAGAACACTTCCTTTCATTAGGTATCCTTAATGTAAGacttcaaatgaaataaaatttcaaGATCAACCGAAATTATACTCAACATGAGCTTAAAATTAGGGAAATTTCCTCCTGTAGAAACCACGACTGTCCTACTGTAAATGTggctaataaataattaaatgcagGAGATGACTCTAGTCATTACGGTCTAATTATAGCAATGGAAGCCATTACCAGAATATAAAGACTGATTACTCGGTTTGTTCCTCAGTCTCCACTGAATTATTTGATACAAGAATATTTTTGCTGCTCAGGGTTCGCTCAGATGATTTACTGAGTGCTTTGGTTAGTGTAATCTTAAACTGATTTTCGGTAAAAGTAGCATCATTAAATTCTTTATGCAAAATCTCAAACCATCAAAATGTGTATAGAAATGCTGGGTTACCAAGCATAAGATATAGAGATAGAATTCTAACAAATAGTGGAAACCAGGTGCAAGACTTTACAAAGAATCAAAAGAGGCTGTTGAATGAGTTCAGGCTATTACAGTGTGTAGCTGATTGTCAACAAGTGAGTTTTATTAAATAGTGTAACCCTGGTTACTTTATAGTGTAACCCTGGTTAATCTTAAAAGCTGGATGTCTGCCATTATATTTGCCCAGATTATCCTTATGGGTTATCCTCAATGTTTTCAAAGAGAATGCAATATTTAATGGTTCACTAAATTGGGATTTCACTTAAGAGGATTATATTCAATCTGTAGCAAATCCAACTAACTGAAAGGAAAAACCCATGAAAATAACCTCAAATAACCAATGATGAGCTTAGTGGCTTGAGTGGACTAGTGTAATGTATTCATCAAAACCATAGATAGTTCTATATTAATCATTTCTGTATTAGCTTCCTGAAATGAATCTACAATATATATGATCTATGATAGCTTCCTGAGTGCTTTGTAGTAAATTTAACCAAAATTAGTAATGTAGCATATCAGTAAACGTTTAAATTGATCTAAACAAGGTTTAAGAAATGTGTAGGGTTTTTTAGTCAATGGGAGGAAATAgcaaagaaatattaaaactgtCAGAGCAAAATTGTCTATAATATAAGTATAATCTGAATATTTCTTCTGCAATTTACATATATTGAGCAGCCAGTGTTAGAAGCCACTTAGAAGGCAAAACCAGGCATCAGTTATGTTGATGCTGTCTCATCGTTAGACTTTTGTGCAGCAAAGCCGATCCTGACACAGACTGATTTAGAACTTGATTGCGAGTTCAATCCGTCTCAAGCCCTCCACAGCCTAAACAGCTTGCTAATCACAAATACCAAAATCTGGTGTCTGGTTTATAGATATAAAAAGAGCAGTCTTTGTTGCTTTCTACTTAAACACATGACCTTACAGCAGGCTCAGTTGAATTGATAACCGTGTAAAGCAGAGTCTCAGGGCTTTCCTAATATTATTTCCTAATAAAATCTCCCACTATGTTCAACTTCAGCAAATCTAAACATGGATCTAGCATGATAGCTCTCAGGTACTGAAGGAAATCTCTAAACTAACCATGTCAGGAACTGCTAATATTTCTGCAGCCCAGGTAGGATAGTAGACAGTGTTTgacagtacattttaaaaagactGCAAGAATTTTCTTGGGGGCTTTAAAATTTGGATGTGCATTCTAGCTATTACTGAATTATTACTGGGTTTCTCCCACTGCCATTCACAAATGGCCAATGTGCTTACCATCTTTTCTATATAGAGAGATCTCCACCTTCCTCTCCTCTGAGCCCAGCAATGCTTTAGCCATCTGGACCACAGCAGACCTGCCTGTGTGAGGCCCATACAGGAAGCTGCAGGTACATGGCTTCTGCATCACCTCTGCACGTGTGTAGCCGCACATGTGACAGAATCCATCATTGCAGAAGATAATGGCGCAGTTCTCTACTCGTGCATTGGCTATGATGAATTTACGATCTGTCAGGATGTGGCAGAGGCATAACAGTTATATTCTACACTATTCAATCAGACTGAATATCAAATATATTCAATATGAGATGAAGTCAGAACACTTTCTACTTCCTAGCAAATTGAATTTGAGCattgttaataaatgttatatatgaaAATGACACTTTtcaatttgtgtttttaacaaCTCTATGGTTAGTGAACTttgcacaaaataataatttcccTATATATTCAGAATTATCACTTTATTTGATAAGGGC
It encodes the following:
- the kcnh2a gene encoding potassium voltage-gated channel subfamily H member 2a, coding for MPVRRGHVAPQNTFLDTIIRKFEGQNRKFIIANARVENCAIIFCNDGFCHMCGYTRAEVMQKPCTCSFLYGPHTGRSAVVQMAKALLGSEERKVEISLYRKDGVCFLCLVDVVPVKNEDGLVIMFILNFELADQQDIIANNSPLKEHNYRFSIPWLSKACRHRFRLPRPLCSSLSSSKSSLPDDAELGQMQKMPHMGHESVALDKLLSLPERSALGRLPLLLWDDEHLEPHCELQSTPPSETPCHDFSSWLDCPKNSPSNCSISHSRSCESLCSTRHLPSTSVCTMDRKLPIRPNNMGTMHHNASLPNSISDSDLMRFRVVNTSPIASYNLTDFKPDPLVTLSSSEIDIIAPCKLIDRTHNVTEKVTQVLSLSADVLPEYKLQAPRIHKWTILHYSPFKAVWDWVILLLVIYTAIFTPYSAAFLLSDEEEAARQQCGYSCSPLNVVDLIVDIMFVIDIVINFRTTYVNTNDEVVSQPGRIAVHYFKGWFLIDLVAAIPFDLLIYRSGEETTTLIGLLKTARLLRLVRVARKLDRYSEYGAAVLFLLMCTFALIAHWLACIWYAIGNVERSGSSRIGWLDSLGEQLGKPYNDTVPASGPTIKDKYVTALYFTFSSLTSVGFGNVSPNTNPEKIFSICVMLIGALMYASIFGNVSAIIQRLYSGTARYHTQMLRVREFIRFHQIPNPLRQRLEEYFQHAWSYTNGIDMNAVLKGFPECLQADICLHLNRTLLQNCKAFKGSTKGCLRALAMKFKTTHAPPGDTLVHAGDVISALYFISRGSIEILRRDVVVAILGKNDIFGEHINLYTRSGKSCADVRALTYCDLHKIQREDVLEVLDMYPEFSDNFWSNLEITFSLRDTTTISGSVNNEESQKAYMKHMKRSTLSSHCSNEKANTVKTEAKLNRMSHQPLRSRQHEEKECKVYQDLDSSSSPTSSDGENESRQTLLHSHSPRFHISKKREQISLNNFSGVSKRFSFWGESHGHQYQQVPSHSMTCPPPSSPSMGFSHSATHRQSSQVENRLKLLQRQLHSLESRMSTDIGTIMQFLQRQMSLVPPSYSAVTSPPESSPNPPKLGQKLVQPVNPLETETSALHSQGSKDFKIQDCPESLRFDLDVLNACEAQLTKSSSPEILSNVTTTVPERQDVDMIGPLWNPSPEIGFYETINHHHPQIRQDIMSSESARRLSLQGQRTTNKCSSIQQRHASDPGC